The proteins below come from a single Nitrospira sp. genomic window:
- a CDS encoding PepSY domain-containing protein encodes MIKHVAVPALMVAALCVTSTPAWSDKGHKGKDEKCDAAELVKDAKVTIDQAIKTALDAIPGRAVEAELEKKHDKTVWEVEVLGADGKMTEVHIDAGTGTIIDKEDKQAKHEKKGKKEKH; translated from the coding sequence ATGATCAAGCACGTTGCAGTACCCGCCCTGATGGTCGCGGCACTCTGTGTCACGAGCACTCCTGCCTGGAGTGACAAGGGGCACAAAGGCAAGGATGAGAAGTGTGACGCCGCCGAGTTGGTGAAGGATGCCAAGGTCACCATCGACCAGGCTATTAAGACCGCGCTGGATGCGATTCCCGGCCGTGCCGTCGAAGCCGAGCTCGAAAAGAAGCACGACAAGACGGTCTGGGAAGTCGAAGTGCTGGGAGCCGACGGCAAAATGACGGAAGTTCACATCGACGCGGGCACCGGCACCATCATCGATAAGGAAGACAAACAAGCGAAGCACGAGAAGAAGGGCAAGAAAGAGAAGCACTAA